From the genome of Isachenkonia alkalipeptolytica, one region includes:
- a CDS encoding lmo0937 family membrane protein: MIYTIILIILAIWLAGFVLEIAGGLIHLLLILAIAVFIFNRLSGRK; the protein is encoded by the coding sequence GTGATTTATACAATTATCTTAATTATCTTAGCTATATGGTTGGCTGGTTTTGTACTGGAAATTGCCGGCGGACTGATCCACTTACTTTTGATCCTGGCAATAGCCGTATTTATTTTTAATCGGTTATCGGGACGCAAATAA
- the citD gene encoding citrate lyase acyl carrier protein: protein MDMKGIGQAGSLESNDVMVTVELLEQEDLTIELESTVKEQFGKQIEEVTREVLKEMKVDKAFIRIIDKGALDFAVRARIKTAINRARRSE, encoded by the coding sequence ATGGATATGAAGGGGATTGGCCAGGCCGGAAGCCTGGAATCCAATGACGTAATGGTGACGGTGGAGCTATTGGAGCAGGAAGATCTCACTATTGAGTTGGAAAGTACCGTAAAGGAGCAATTTGGTAAACAGATCGAAGAAGTCACTCGAGAGGTATTGAAAGAGATGAAGGTAGACAAGGCATTTATCCGGATCATCGATAAAGGAGCCTTAGACTTTGCTGTTCGGGCACGGATTAAAACTGCAATCAATAGGGCAAGGAGGAGTGAGTAG
- the citS gene encoding citrate/sodium symporter CitS, which yields MCKASKKIKSGVQMMSEAKVESKAAVGTKIVEEKSKSKVKMFGMPLYMYGIFAVIMVAGLLTETISTDLAGGFAILYFLGITFGEIGDRIPIWKEYIGGGAILAFLGAAYLVYAGILPETYVESTSDFMAGTGFLTLFITVLITGSILSVNRKLLIRSFAGYIPAVLGGLLGAAILGSVAGLLMGIPFTEVIMLYVLPIMGGGNGGGAIPLSEIWHQVTGESQDGYYSFAIAILTIANIVAIFAGALLNKLGESQKGLTGNGSDLIRNEKAFIDTKEKKEVKITHREIAAGLVLAAMFYALGRLFSGFILPSIGGVVIHQYAYMVIFVAIFNAIGIIPDELKGGAKRLQTFFSGQFIWVIMAGVGIAYTDLGELFAAITLGNVFIATIIVLGAIAGSAIVGYLVGFFPIDSAVTAGLCMSNRGGSGDLAVLGAAKRMELISYGQIASRLGGGMVLVIASIFFSIFA from the coding sequence GTGTGCAAAGCAAGTAAAAAAATCAAAAGCGGGGTGCAAATGATGAGTGAAGCAAAAGTTGAAAGCAAAGCAGCGGTTGGAACAAAAATCGTTGAAGAAAAAAGCAAATCGAAAGTGAAAATGTTTGGAATGCCTCTTTATATGTATGGAATTTTCGCAGTAATTATGGTTGCCGGGCTATTAACAGAAACGATTTCTACGGACTTAGCCGGAGGTTTTGCAATTTTATATTTCTTAGGAATTACCTTTGGAGAAATTGGTGATAGAATCCCCATATGGAAAGAATATATTGGCGGCGGAGCAATCCTTGCATTTTTGGGCGCGGCGTACTTGGTTTATGCAGGCATTTTACCGGAAACCTACGTTGAGTCGACTTCAGATTTTATGGCAGGAACCGGATTTTTAACCTTATTTATTACGGTACTGATCACCGGTTCAATTTTATCGGTAAACCGTAAACTGTTGATTCGATCCTTTGCCGGCTACATACCGGCAGTCCTTGGAGGATTACTGGGGGCGGCGATACTTGGAAGTGTTGCGGGGCTTCTTATGGGGATTCCCTTTACTGAGGTTATTATGCTTTATGTTCTTCCGATTATGGGAGGCGGAAACGGCGGAGGGGCTATTCCCCTCAGTGAAATCTGGCACCAGGTAACGGGAGAATCCCAGGATGGATATTATTCTTTTGCCATTGCAATTTTAACTATTGCCAACATTGTAGCGATTTTCGCAGGTGCTCTGTTAAACAAACTGGGCGAGAGCCAAAAAGGTCTTACGGGCAACGGATCCGATTTGATTCGAAACGAAAAAGCCTTTATTGATACAAAGGAAAAAAAGGAAGTCAAGATTACCCATCGAGAAATTGCAGCAGGTCTTGTTTTAGCCGCGATGTTTTATGCTCTGGGAAGACTATTCTCAGGATTTATCCTTCCTTCCATCGGCGGCGTGGTAATCCATCAATATGCTTATATGGTAATATTTGTAGCCATCTTTAATGCTATCGGAATTATTCCGGATGAGTTAAAGGGTGGAGCAAAGAGGCTTCAAACCTTCTTCTCCGGTCAATTTATCTGGGTGATTATGGCCGGTGTGGGAATTGCCTATACGGATTTAGGAGAACTTTTTGCAGCCATTACGTTAGGAAATGTATTTATCGCAACGATCATCGTACTCGGTGCAATTGCCGGGAGTGCCATTGTCGGTTATCTGGTAGGGTTCTTCCCTATTGATTCTGCGGTAACCGCGGGTCTTTGCATGTCTAATCGTGGAGGATCCGGTGACTTAGCAGTTTTAGGGGCCGCGAAACGGATGGAGCTAATCTCCTACGGACAGATAGCCTCTCGACTGGGTGGAGGAATGGTGCTTGTAATCGCTAGTATTTTCTTTAGTATTTTCGCATAA
- a CDS encoding L-aspartate oxidase, translated as MNQGMEKSSATPESFGITPEYFDVIIIGTGIAGMFTALSIERKLKVLMITKETLDRSTSNMAQGGIVSPIFGETLYQDTLKAGGYVNDPKRVEILVKEGSKQIEKLIEWGVPFDRDSEGNLLATREGGHSGRNILHCKDETGKKIMTGLERKLRNKKGVTLLEETYAYQLTDFSDWQNSSNNQGDENQGAGESKEDPGNREKGGMVSVILPTGDVGKFYSPNIVIATGGIGGLYQHTSNPEGNTGDGIALGKSLGIEIKNMEFNQFHPTYFQAKEGTGFLVTEALRGEGATLRNGEGVAFMKERHPMGDLAPRDVVARGIFEELQKVPKTMVTVDISHREENFIKQRFPKIYRKALKRGYDITKEPLPVTPASHYIMGGIAVDDYAETSIPGIFAVGECACSDIHGANRLASNSLLDAIVFAGRAANKITEAFPETIQEESVQRITLNCNSFLENKSYREFSWSHEELRAFRKALKKDTQKVLGIIKKDRLLSEFLLDQELALRLFDDKDPPKKWTGKEKRDFHEVKNHLTVARVMTKAALEREENIGAHYKVQDEKNP; from the coding sequence ATGAATCAAGGGATGGAAAAAAGCTCGGCAACCCCAGAGTCATTTGGTATAACTCCGGAATATTTCGATGTGATTATTATCGGAACTGGAATTGCCGGGATGTTTACCGCATTGAGTATCGAGAGGAAACTGAAGGTATTGATGATCACCAAGGAAACCCTGGATCGTAGCACCAGTAACATGGCCCAAGGGGGGATTGTTTCGCCTATTTTTGGTGAAACCTTATATCAGGATACTCTAAAGGCGGGAGGGTATGTAAACGATCCCAAACGTGTAGAAATATTGGTGAAGGAAGGGTCGAAACAAATTGAAAAGCTCATAGAGTGGGGGGTTCCATTTGATCGGGATTCGGAGGGCAATCTTCTAGCAACCCGGGAAGGAGGTCACTCCGGGAGAAACATCCTTCACTGCAAAGATGAAACCGGAAAAAAAATAATGACCGGACTGGAGAGGAAGCTTCGGAATAAAAAAGGGGTTACCCTACTGGAAGAAACCTATGCTTATCAACTTACGGACTTTTCGGACTGGCAGAATAGTTCTAATAATCAAGGGGATGAGAATCAAGGTGCCGGGGAAAGCAAAGAAGACCCGGGGAACAGAGAAAAAGGCGGCATGGTATCGGTAATTCTTCCGACGGGTGATGTCGGAAAGTTTTACAGTCCGAACATAGTGATCGCCACTGGTGGCATCGGGGGGCTGTATCAGCACACTTCAAATCCTGAAGGCAACACGGGTGACGGTATAGCCCTTGGTAAATCTCTGGGAATCGAAATAAAAAACATGGAATTTAATCAATTTCACCCCACTTACTTTCAGGCTAAAGAAGGTACAGGTTTTTTAGTGACGGAAGCCCTACGGGGAGAAGGGGCAACACTTCGTAATGGAGAAGGGGTGGCTTTTATGAAAGAACGACATCCTATGGGAGACTTAGCCCCAAGGGATGTGGTGGCAAGAGGAATTTTTGAGGAACTTCAAAAAGTTCCAAAGACCATGGTTACAGTGGATATATCCCATCGGGAGGAAAACTTCATCAAGCAGCGGTTTCCGAAGATTTATCGAAAAGCATTAAAAAGAGGCTATGACATTACAAAGGAACCCCTGCCGGTAACGCCAGCCAGTCATTATATCATGGGAGGCATTGCAGTGGATGACTATGCCGAAACATCAATTCCGGGAATATTTGCTGTGGGGGAATGTGCTTGCAGTGATATTCATGGAGCCAATCGCCTAGCCAGTAACTCCCTATTGGATGCCATTGTTTTTGCAGGAAGAGCAGCTAATAAAATTACCGAAGCATTTCCTGAAACGATACAGGAAGAGTCTGTCCAAAGAATTACGTTGAATTGCAACAGTTTTCTGGAAAACAAGAGTTATAGAGAGTTTAGCTGGTCTCATGAGGAACTGAGGGCTTTTCGAAAAGCGTTGAAGAAGGATACACAAAAAGTTTTAGGCATTATAAAAAAAGACCGCCTGTTAAGTGAATTTCTTTTGGATCAGGAGCTTGCTTTAAGACTGTTTGATGATAAAGATCCCCCCAAAAAATGGACAGGGAAGGAAAAAAGAGATTTTCATGAAGTTAAAAATCATTTAACCGTTGCCCGCGTAATGACCAAGGCGGCACTTGAGCGAGAAGAGAATATTGGAGCCCATTACAAAGTGCAAGATGAAAAGAACCCTTAA
- a CDS encoding shikimate dehydrogenase, with protein MKKIISGKTRLVGLLGDPVEHSSSPYIQNAAFTKLGLDYVYMAFTVNQENLTEGVQALKTLDALGFNVTMPNKEAIIPLLDEVSKEAKLIGAVNTVKITDKRLKGYNTDGMGFVKSLREEGISLGEEKFVLAGAGGAARSIAVQLALEGAKEIVILSRKGADGEVICNGIRDNIPGVLVNGDKLTDAALEKELKTAGVFVNCTPLGMKPREDQSVIPDPKLLRKDLVVSDIIYSPRTTRLMKMAVDRGCKVIGGMGMLLGQGALAFEIWTGEKMPVDAVKSELFYK; from the coding sequence ATGAAGAAAATAATCAGTGGAAAAACAAGGTTGGTTGGATTATTAGGGGATCCTGTGGAACACAGCTCATCCCCTTATATTCAAAATGCTGCATTTACAAAACTGGGGTTGGATTATGTCTACATGGCCTTTACCGTCAATCAGGAAAACCTGACGGAGGGAGTGCAGGCGTTGAAGACTTTGGACGCTCTGGGATTTAATGTGACCATGCCGAACAAAGAAGCGATTATCCCCCTCCTTGATGAAGTTTCCAAGGAGGCGAAACTGATCGGCGCGGTTAATACCGTGAAAATCACCGACAAAAGGTTAAAGGGATACAACACCGACGGAATGGGATTTGTAAAATCCCTAAGGGAGGAGGGGATTTCCCTTGGGGAGGAAAAATTTGTACTGGCCGGGGCTGGGGGAGCGGCAAGAAGCATTGCGGTTCAGTTAGCCCTGGAAGGTGCAAAAGAAATCGTGATTCTTAGCCGAAAGGGGGCTGACGGAGAGGTTATATGCAACGGGATCCGGGATAACATCCCCGGAGTGCTGGTAAACGGCGATAAGCTTACGGATGCAGCTTTAGAAAAAGAACTCAAAACTGCAGGGGTGTTTGTCAACTGTACCCCTTTGGGAATGAAACCCCGTGAGGATCAAAGTGTCATCCCGGATCCGAAGCTGCTTCGAAAAGATTTGGTGGTCTCGGATATCATTTATTCTCCTCGAACAACCCGACTGATGAAAATGGCCGTGGATAGAGGTTGCAAAGTAATTGGAGGAATGGGGATGCTACTGGGGCAGGGCGCTTTGGCTTTTGAAATATGGACCGGGGAGAAAATGCCGGTGGATGCTGTTAAAAGTGAATTGTTTTATAAGTAG
- a CDS encoding MgtC/SapB family protein, whose protein sequence is MVSMEFLIRIIFAFLLGGAIGFERQQRQRMAGVRTNVLVSLGAFLFITLSTMIEGEGSPTRMAAQVVSGIGFLGAGVIIRQGTNIRGLNTAATLWCAAAIGVLTGFGFIAEAVVGTIFILFANIYLRLFLKKINLPSTSKDEDQEEIHYRIKVRCNEEVEFQIRALLIDLMAKEDLLLSYLKSEEQEDTGDVKIFADIVAFEKSHKEIEELAGKLSLEKHVTSVGWKASV, encoded by the coding sequence ATGGTATCAATGGAGTTTTTAATACGAATTATATTTGCATTTTTGCTGGGGGGCGCCATCGGGTTTGAGCGTCAGCAGCGACAACGTATGGCTGGTGTTCGAACCAACGTACTGGTGAGTCTGGGAGCATTTTTGTTTATTACCCTGTCCACCATGATCGAGGGAGAAGGGAGCCCCACTCGAATGGCAGCCCAAGTGGTATCGGGAATCGGTTTTCTCGGCGCCGGAGTAATTATTCGCCAAGGGACTAATATTCGGGGGCTTAATACTGCGGCAACCCTTTGGTGTGCGGCGGCCATCGGTGTACTCACCGGTTTCGGATTTATTGCAGAAGCCGTAGTTGGGACCATTTTTATTCTCTTTGCCAATATTTATTTACGACTTTTCTTAAAGAAAATCAATCTGCCCTCCACGTCTAAAGATGAGGATCAAGAGGAAATTCATTACCGAATAAAAGTGCGGTGCAATGAGGAAGTTGAGTTTCAAATCCGCGCTCTCTTAATTGATTTAATGGCAAAGGAGGACCTTTTGCTTAGCTATTTAAAAAGTGAGGAGCAGGAGGATACCGGTGACGTCAAGATTTTTGCAGACATCGTAGCCTTCGAAAAATCCCATAAAGAGATTGAAGAACTGGCTGGAAAGCTGAGTCTTGAGAAACATGTTACCTCCGTGGGCTGGAAGGCTAGTGTGTAA
- a CDS encoding GntR family transcriptional regulator codes for MTDLGQVDLSDPRPMREIVLEKIKQAIYEGSLKKEERLVESTIADNLGVSRTPVREALRQLESEGLVKNYPRRGAVVEGISIKDAMEIYDLREVLEGLMARKTCENISDEGIQQLKEILLKMRISIDGSEYEQYLTLHNDYNRILLTNSKNKRLIAMITNIHDNLSSLRNITLLTKERREEAFYEHGEIVAALSDRNRERVEILARNHVINAKRAFLDSVSK; via the coding sequence ATGACAGATCTAGGACAGGTTGATTTAAGCGATCCTCGACCAATGCGAGAGATCGTATTGGAGAAGATTAAACAGGCCATCTATGAAGGTAGTTTAAAAAAAGAAGAGCGGCTGGTGGAAAGTACCATAGCGGATAATTTAGGTGTCAGTCGGACCCCGGTCAGAGAAGCACTACGGCAGTTGGAAAGCGAAGGCTTGGTTAAAAATTACCCTCGTCGTGGAGCGGTTGTGGAGGGAATCTCCATTAAGGATGCCATGGAAATTTATGATCTCAGGGAGGTTCTGGAAGGATTGATGGCGAGGAAAACCTGTGAGAACATAAGTGATGAAGGGATTCAACAACTAAAAGAGATCCTGTTGAAAATGAGAATTTCCATTGACGGTTCGGAGTATGAACAATATCTGACCCTTCATAACGACTATAATCGTATACTGCTCACGAATTCTAAGAACAAACGCCTGATTGCTATGATAACGAATATTCATGATAATTTATCAAGTTTAAGAAATATCACCCTACTGACAAAGGAACGTCGGGAAGAAGCTTTTTATGAGCATGGGGAAATTGTGGCGGCCCTTTCTGATAGAAACAGGGAACGGGTGGAAATTTTAGCAAGGAATCATGTAATCAATGCCAAAAGAGCTTTCCTGGATTCCGTTTCAAAGTAA
- a CDS encoding HpcH/HpaI aldolase/citrate lyase family protein, which translates to MKQLRRTMLFVPANNPNMMLNASVFKPDCIIFDLEDAIAIREKDSARDLLVEALKTIDYEGVEILARVNPLYTPYGKEDVKALIKAGLRNVRYPMSETKEDIEKLDRLITETEKELGIEEGSVKILGAIETAKGVINAPQIATASTRMVGISFGAEDFTRTIGAERSKGAEELFVARSQIVLAAASAGIDAIDTVFADVEDMEGFEREVESAKRLGFAGKSVIHPSQIPAVHKAFTPSEEELEKALRVMDAINEAEKKGLGVISLDGKMVDAPVVARAAKIVRLAEGAGMIQEVEE; encoded by the coding sequence ATGAAACAATTACGAAGGACCATGCTGTTTGTTCCGGCAAACAACCCAAACATGATGCTTAATGCATCGGTCTTTAAACCGGATTGTATTATCTTTGATTTGGAAGATGCCATTGCAATTCGGGAAAAAGACAGTGCAAGGGATTTACTTGTGGAAGCCTTGAAAACCATAGATTACGAAGGGGTTGAAATTCTGGCCCGGGTGAACCCTCTGTATACACCCTACGGGAAAGAGGATGTGAAAGCCCTTATTAAAGCAGGACTTAGGAATGTACGGTATCCCATGTCCGAGACCAAGGAGGATATTGAGAAACTGGATCGTTTAATAACAGAGACGGAAAAAGAATTGGGAATTGAAGAGGGTTCTGTGAAAATTCTCGGAGCCATAGAAACCGCAAAAGGGGTAATTAATGCTCCCCAGATTGCCACAGCCAGTACCCGCATGGTGGGGATTTCCTTCGGAGCGGAAGACTTTACCCGTACTATCGGTGCTGAGCGAAGCAAAGGTGCAGAAGAGCTCTTTGTTGCCCGTTCCCAAATTGTACTTGCGGCAGCTTCTGCAGGAATTGATGCCATTGATACGGTGTTTGCCGATGTGGAGGATATGGAAGGGTTTGAGCGGGAAGTGGAATCCGCAAAGAGATTGGGGTTTGCAGGAAAATCTGTAATTCATCCCAGTCAGATCCCCGCTGTCCATAAGGCGTTCACCCCTTCGGAAGAAGAGTTGGAAAAAGCACTTCGGGTGATGGACGCCATCAATGAAGCGGAAAAGAAGGGACTTGGAGTCATCTCGCTGGATGGAAAAATGGTGGATGCTCCGGTGGTGGCCAGGGCTGCCAAGATCGTTCGACTAGCCGAGGGTGCAGGGATGATTCAGGAGGTGGAAGAATGA
- the citF gene encoding citrate lyase subunit alpha yields the protein MKKFVKNAIGREIPVFMEGLGNLTPFKGAYDHFPEGNRHATRLTKSFESENKLLSDLKTGIERSGIKDGMTISFHHHFRNGDFLVNQVMDILAEMGIKDITIFASSLQGIHKPLIEHIKNGVVTGIETSGIRGELGEAITRDHILKKPVIIRSHGGRPRAIAAGETKIDVAFLAAPAADEYGNVNGVEGPTACGSLGYAMADAEYANKVVVVTDHLVNYPATPISIPQTLVDYVVKVDKIGDPAGIVSGATRITKNPMELLIAEQASKAVISSGLVKEGFSFQAGTGGPSLAVAHFLREHMINEGIKGSFASGGTTGYLVEMLNEGLFKTLLDVQCFDLKAVESIKTNPNHVEMSADYYANPHNKGCAANKLDIMILSATEIDVDFNVNVITGSNGVIMGASGGHCDTAAGAKLSIVVAPLLRGRLPIVVDKVTTVITPGETIDAVVTERGIAVNPRRKDLKEQFTNAGLKVVTMEELKLIAEKLSGKPEAIQTSDEIVGLVQYRDGTIIDTIKRVVE from the coding sequence ATGAAAAAATTTGTAAAAAATGCTATCGGACGGGAAATTCCCGTCTTTATGGAAGGATTGGGGAATCTTACCCCGTTTAAGGGTGCATACGATCATTTTCCCGAAGGAAATAGACATGCAACAAGACTTACGAAGAGTTTTGAAAGTGAAAACAAACTGTTGTCCGACTTGAAAACCGGTATTGAGAGAAGCGGTATCAAAGACGGCATGACCATTTCCTTTCATCATCATTTCCGGAACGGAGATTTTCTTGTAAATCAGGTTATGGACATCCTTGCGGAAATGGGAATCAAAGACATTACCATATTTGCCAGCTCCTTGCAGGGCATTCATAAGCCTCTTATTGAACATATAAAAAATGGTGTGGTTACAGGGATTGAAACCAGTGGTATTCGTGGAGAATTAGGGGAAGCTATTACCCGGGATCACATCTTAAAGAAACCGGTCATCATCCGGTCCCATGGCGGTCGACCACGAGCTATTGCAGCAGGAGAGACAAAAATCGACGTCGCTTTCCTTGCGGCACCGGCAGCGGATGAATACGGAAATGTAAATGGAGTGGAAGGTCCCACTGCCTGTGGATCTCTAGGGTATGCTATGGCTGATGCGGAGTATGCGAATAAAGTTGTGGTGGTTACAGACCACTTAGTGAATTATCCGGCAACCCCCATAAGTATTCCCCAAACCCTGGTGGATTACGTGGTTAAGGTTGACAAAATCGGGGATCCCGCTGGGATTGTATCGGGTGCTACAAGGATTACCAAAAATCCAATGGAGCTGCTGATTGCAGAGCAGGCATCGAAGGCGGTGATTTCTTCAGGACTGGTTAAGGAAGGATTTTCCTTTCAAGCAGGTACTGGTGGTCCGTCCCTAGCGGTGGCTCATTTTCTTCGAGAGCATATGATAAACGAAGGCATCAAGGGTAGCTTTGCATCGGGAGGTACCACGGGATATCTCGTGGAAATGTTAAATGAAGGATTATTTAAAACTTTGCTGGATGTACAGTGCTTTGATCTGAAAGCCGTAGAATCCATTAAGACCAATCCGAATCATGTGGAAATGTCGGCGGATTACTACGCGAACCCTCATAACAAAGGTTGCGCGGCAAATAAGTTGGATATTATGATTCTTAGCGCGACGGAAATTGATGTGGATTTTAATGTGAATGTTATTACTGGCTCCAACGGTGTGATTATGGGAGCCTCCGGAGGGCACTGTGACACCGCAGCAGGAGCAAAACTTTCCATTGTGGTGGCACCCCTCCTTCGTGGACGACTGCCCATCGTGGTGGACAAAGTAACCACTGTAATTACTCCTGGAGAAACCATCGATGCGGTGGTAACCGAACGGGGAATCGCCGTAAACCCAAGGAGAAAAGACTTAAAGGAACAGTTTACAAATGCCGGTTTAAAGGTTGTAACCATGGAAGAGTTAAAATTGATAGCGGAGAAGCTTTCGGGAAAGCCGGAAGCGATTCAAACCTCCGATGAAATTGTGGGTCTTGTCCAGTATCGGGACGGCACGATCATCGATACAATCAAAAGAGTGGTGGAGTAA
- the nadC gene encoding carboxylating nicotinate-nucleotide diphosphorylase: MREYGLEKLIERAFEEDFPYGDLTTDALVLGRKSGKGTVTAKEDGVFAGGFVFKEVFSRLDEGITVTLSVKEGEIVQNGQEVITIEGPLNSILKGERIALNLLQRLSGIASATKNYVERIQGTKAQITDTRKTTPGLRALEKKAVQLGGGINHRFSLSDHVLIKDNHIIAAGGVKPAIRGCRKGLSHTVKVQVEVKNSAELTQAIEENADMILLDNMTIQEMKEAVDFTDGRAVLEASGNVTLERVEDIAKTGVDIISIGALTHSVKAMDFSLNIN; this comes from the coding sequence ATGAGGGAATACGGATTAGAGAAATTAATCGAAAGGGCTTTCGAAGAGGACTTCCCCTACGGAGATTTGACCACGGATGCACTGGTTTTGGGTAGAAAATCAGGAAAAGGGACAGTAACCGCAAAGGAGGATGGTGTGTTTGCAGGAGGTTTTGTATTCAAAGAAGTATTTTCCCGGTTAGATGAGGGCATCACCGTAACTTTGTCGGTGAAGGAAGGGGAAATTGTTCAAAATGGTCAGGAAGTAATTACCATAGAAGGCCCTTTAAACTCCATTCTAAAAGGTGAGCGGATCGCGTTGAACCTTTTGCAGAGACTTTCCGGAATTGCCAGTGCCACAAAAAACTACGTTGAAAGAATACAAGGTACTAAAGCGCAAATCACCGATACGAGAAAGACTACCCCAGGGCTTCGAGCCTTGGAGAAAAAAGCGGTGCAGTTAGGAGGCGGAATCAATCACCGTTTCAGTTTAAGTGACCATGTTCTGATCAAGGATAACCATATTATTGCCGCCGGGGGAGTGAAGCCTGCTATTAGAGGATGTCGTAAGGGTCTGTCTCACACGGTCAAAGTTCAAGTGGAAGTAAAAAATTCAGCAGAGCTTACCCAAGCAATCGAAGAAAATGCGGATATGATATTACTTGACAATATGACAATACAAGAAATGAAAGAAGCAGTGGACTTCACAGACGGCCGTGCAGTGCTGGAGGCTTCGGGAAATGTAACCTTAGAGCGAGTCGAAGATATTGCAAAAACCGGAGTAGATATTATTTCCATTGGGGCTCTGACCCATTCGGTAAAGGCCATGGATTTCAGTTTAAATATTAACTAA
- the aroQ gene encoding type II 3-dehydroquinate dehydratase — MRKILVLHGINHNMFGKRDPKQYGTVTLEEINRRILELSETLEVDVEFFQTNHEGEMCDRIHRAYEDMVDGIVINGGAWTHYSYGIRDALDILEVPIVEVHMSNVYARESFRHHSVFGEIVQGVVSGFGVDSYLLGLRAAVASME; from the coding sequence ATGAGAAAGATTTTGGTACTGCACGGAATCAATCATAATATGTTTGGAAAACGAGATCCGAAACAATACGGTACCGTAACCCTGGAAGAAATTAATCGCCGTATCCTTGAGCTGTCCGAGACCTTAGAGGTGGATGTGGAATTTTTCCAAACAAACCACGAAGGAGAAATGTGTGATCGAATTCATAGAGCTTATGAGGACATGGTTGATGGAATTGTGATCAATGGAGGAGCCTGGACCCATTACAGCTACGGAATCCGAGACGCCCTGGATATTCTTGAGGTGCCCATAGTGGAGGTGCACATGTCTAATGTGTATGCCAGGGAGTCCTTTCGGCACCATTCAGTATTTGGGGAAATCGTTCAAGGAGTAGTCTCCGGTTTCGGAGTAGACAGTTATCTGTTAGGTCTTCGGGCAGCAGTAGCGTCGATGGAATAG
- the citC gene encoding [citrate (pro-3S)-lyase] ligase — protein sequence MNIDFEITIREMNTARERKRVVLFLNEQELELERDVEYTLAVFHKDEMIGTGSLKGKVLKSIAVKQNFQGSGVTNKIVSELINEAYYRGKRHLFVYTKPENRKFFEDLGFYAVVEVNDRVCLLENHKEGIHGFVRELKREKIKGKIIGSIVMNCNPFTLGHQYLIEKAAKECDGVHVFVLWEDQSSFPSDIRYELVKKGTKHLSNVRVHRGRDYVISGATFPSYFIQGEEAVVESQASLDVTIFKEYIAPALGINRRYVGEEPFCAVTNLYNKTMEKILPQVGIEVKVIPRKKSEGLEISASMVRKGLVEQGVESVRHLVPESTYNFLLSKKAKGIIEKLGKENRRH from the coding sequence ATGAACATCGACTTTGAAATCACCATAAGGGAAATGAACACCGCGAGAGAACGTAAACGAGTTGTCCTGTTTTTAAATGAACAGGAACTTGAGCTGGAAAGGGACGTGGAATATACCTTGGCAGTTTTTCATAAAGACGAGATGATCGGCACTGGTTCTTTGAAGGGAAAAGTGTTGAAATCCATAGCGGTAAAACAAAATTTTCAAGGATCGGGGGTAACGAACAAAATAGTTTCTGAACTGATAAACGAAGCTTATTATCGGGGAAAGAGACATCTTTTTGTCTATACAAAGCCGGAAAACCGAAAGTTTTTCGAGGATTTGGGATTTTATGCCGTTGTAGAGGTGAATGATCGGGTTTGTTTACTGGAAAATCATAAAGAGGGCATCCATGGTTTTGTCCGGGAACTCAAAAGAGAGAAGATCAAGGGAAAGATCATAGGATCCATTGTAATGAACTGCAATCCCTTTACTTTAGGTCATCAATACCTGATTGAAAAGGCAGCAAAGGAATGTGACGGTGTCCATGTATTTGTTTTATGGGAGGACCAATCAAGTTTTCCTTCAGACATCCGCTATGAGCTTGTAAAAAAGGGAACGAAACACCTTTCCAATGTACGGGTGCATAGGGGAAGGGATTATGTGATTTCCGGTGCCACATTTCCGTCTTATTTTATACAGGGAGAAGAAGCCGTGGTAGAATCCCAGGCTTCATTGGACGTAACCATTTTCAAAGAATACATCGCTCCGGCCCTGGGTATTAATCGTCGTTATGTCGGGGAGGAACCCTTCTGCGCCGTGACCAATTTATATAATAAGACGATGGAAAAAATTCTTCCGCAGGTCGGTATTGAAGTGAAGGTGATCCCTAGGAAAAAAAGTGAGGGACTGGAAATCAGCGCCTCCATGGTTCGAAAAGGGTTGGTAGAACAAGGGGTGGAAAGTGTTCGACACTTAGTTCCGGAAAGTACTTATAATTTTTTATTATCCAAGAAAGCCAAGGGAATTATTGAAAAGCTGGGAAAAGAAAACCGACGTCATTAA